Proteins from a single region of Syntrophales bacterium:
- a CDS encoding cation-translocating P-type ATPase encodes MIETETYEKSIDEVVRGLHTDLAKGLNEVEAQVRLRKYGPNELRERPRPGFFALLLNQFNNFLVIILIVAAVVTVLLGEYIDAIAITVIIVLNAVLGVFQESKAEQAIAALKKMAAPHAQVIRDGRQASIPGRELVVGDIVLLEAGNFVPADMRLVESVNLKVEEASLTGESLPAEKNAKVVLGKEIPLGDRKNAVFMSTLITYGRGRGIVTGTGMDTQIGLIAEMIQSYVEEDTPLQQKLAHLGKVLGTACLAICGFVFIFGLLRDTNLASVFHDGFINYLLAEQKVIVGLFMIAVSLAIAAVPEGLPAIVTICLALGMQQMIKRHALIRKLAAVETLGSTTVICTDKTGTLTQNQMTVLQGWTGGKGFHVTGEGYAPAGLFTRDGQEFAPQGDADVAALLRGGLLCNDADLVEGGKETSWGIIGDPTEGALVVAAAKAGVRRADMVKVLPRVAEIPFDSDRKRMTTIHRLDPTAARTGTPGGFSYPPVVAFVKGAPDFVLDLCSRVLQDGQVIPLTEEKRQGVIERNREMAGDALRVLAVTYRPLDAVPENPDPDQVEKDLTFIGLLGMIDPPRPEVIAAIRLAQGAGLKTVMVTGDYRDTAEAVAREVGLKTSSGLVLTGTELDQMSDERLTEEANRLEVCCRVSPAHKMRIVDAMKARGHIVAMTGDGVNDAPALKRADIGIAMGITGTDVSKEAADMVLTDDNFSSIVSAVEQGRIIYSNIRKFVYFLLACNVGEIMIVFGAMLIGLPIPLRPIHLLWLNLISDGAPALALGMEKGEPDTMTQPPRRPAEPLVNVDMTIGISVVAVTDAIAILLVFYLGMGRYPGQIEAAQTMAFVTLSLSELVRAFTARSEYLSVFKIGVFSNRWMVGATAVSFLFVLTVVYVPFLQPFFNTVTLTPDDWLFMLPFFFASPIAMELIKIYIRHKRTTMLSANGGIAKTKLSQKEV; translated from the coding sequence ATGATAGAGACGGAAACTTACGAAAAGTCGATTGATGAGGTAGTCCGCGGGCTTCATACAGACCTCGCCAAGGGACTGAATGAGGTCGAGGCGCAGGTTCGCCTCCGGAAGTACGGGCCCAACGAGCTCAGGGAACGACCGCGTCCCGGGTTCTTCGCCCTGCTTCTAAACCAATTCAACAACTTTCTCGTGATCATCCTGATAGTCGCAGCGGTCGTGACGGTTCTTCTCGGCGAATATATCGACGCGATCGCCATCACGGTCATCATCGTTCTCAATGCCGTCTTGGGGGTGTTTCAGGAGTCGAAAGCCGAGCAGGCAATCGCCGCCCTCAAGAAGATGGCCGCCCCTCATGCCCAGGTGATTCGTGACGGGCGGCAGGCATCGATTCCCGGCAGGGAACTGGTGGTCGGTGATATCGTCCTTTTGGAGGCCGGCAATTTCGTCCCCGCCGACATGCGCCTCGTGGAGAGCGTCAATCTCAAAGTCGAAGAAGCCTCTCTGACGGGGGAGTCGCTGCCGGCCGAGAAGAACGCAAAGGTTGTGTTGGGCAAGGAGATCCCCCTGGGAGACCGGAAAAATGCCGTCTTCATGAGCACCCTGATCACCTACGGGCGCGGCAGGGGAATTGTTACGGGAACGGGAATGGACACGCAGATCGGCCTCATTGCCGAGATGATCCAGTCTTACGTGGAAGAGGATACACCCCTCCAGCAGAAACTGGCCCACCTGGGGAAGGTGCTCGGGACTGCCTGCCTTGCCATCTGCGGATTCGTCTTCATCTTCGGCCTTCTTCGAGATACAAATCTCGCAAGCGTCTTTCATGACGGGTTCATCAACTACCTCCTGGCCGAACAGAAGGTCATCGTCGGTTTGTTCATGATCGCCGTCAGTCTCGCCATCGCCGCCGTCCCGGAGGGACTTCCGGCGATTGTGACCATCTGTCTTGCCCTCGGGATGCAGCAGATGATCAAGCGCCACGCCCTGATCCGCAAGTTAGCCGCCGTGGAGACGCTCGGCAGCACCACGGTGATCTGCACCGACAAAACGGGAACCCTGACGCAGAACCAGATGACCGTACTGCAGGGCTGGACCGGGGGAAAGGGATTCCACGTGACGGGGGAGGGATATGCCCCGGCCGGGCTGTTCACGCGGGACGGGCAGGAATTTGCTCCCCAGGGGGATGCCGATGTCGCCGCGCTCCTCCGGGGCGGCCTGCTGTGCAATGACGCCGATCTCGTGGAAGGGGGGAAAGAGACCTCCTGGGGAATCATCGGTGATCCCACGGAAGGCGCTCTGGTAGTAGCCGCGGCGAAGGCAGGTGTTCGACGCGCGGATATGGTTAAGGTTCTGCCAAGGGTTGCTGAGATCCCCTTTGATTCGGACAGAAAACGGATGACCACGATCCACCGGCTTGACCCCACCGCCGCCCGGACGGGGACGCCGGGGGGATTCTCTTATCCGCCCGTAGTCGCCTTCGTCAAGGGGGCGCCGGACTTCGTTCTTGATCTCTGCAGCCGTGTTCTTCAAGACGGGCAAGTCATTCCCCTGACGGAAGAGAAGCGGCAGGGGGTTATCGAACGAAACCGGGAAATGGCCGGCGACGCCCTCCGGGTGCTTGCCGTGACATACCGCCCCCTGGATGCCGTTCCCGAAAACCCCGACCCCGATCAGGTTGAAAAGGATCTGACGTTCATCGGCCTGCTCGGCATGATCGATCCACCGCGGCCCGAGGTGATTGCAGCAATAAGGTTGGCGCAAGGGGCCGGTTTGAAGACCGTCATGGTGACCGGCGACTACCGGGACACAGCCGAAGCCGTGGCCCGGGAGGTCGGCCTGAAGACATCCAGCGGTCTGGTCCTGACCGGAACCGAACTCGACCAGATGAGCGACGAGCGGCTCACCGAAGAGGCGAACAGACTGGAGGTCTGCTGTCGCGTTTCCCCGGCGCACAAGATGAGGATCGTCGATGCCATGAAGGCGCGGGGACACATCGTGGCGATGACCGGCGACGGCGTGAACGACGCTCCCGCTCTCAAACGGGCGGACATCGGCATCGCCATGGGCATCACCGGAACGGATGTCTCCAAGGAGGCTGCGGACATGGTCCTGACGGATGACAACTTTTCCAGTATCGTCTCCGCCGTCGAACAGGGCCGGATTATCTATTCCAACATTCGGAAGTTCGTCTATTTTCTCTTGGCCTGCAACGTGGGGGAAATCATGATCGTTTTTGGCGCCATGCTGATCGGGCTCCCCATTCCGCTCAGGCCGATACATCTGTTGTGGCTGAACCTCATCTCGGATGGCGCCCCGGCTCTGGCACTCGGAATGGAAAAGGGCGAACCCGACACGATGACCCAACCGCCCAGACGGCCTGCGGAACCGCTGGTCAATGTGGATATGACGATCGGCATTTCTGTGGTCGCGGTTACGGATGCAATTGCCATCCTCCTGGTTTTCTATCTCGGGATGGGACGTTATCCCGGTCAGATCGAGGCCGCCCAGACCATGGCCTTTGTTACCTTGAGCTTATCGGAGCTCGTAAGGGCCTTCACCGCCCGTTCCGAATACCTGAGCGTTTTCAAGATCGGTGTTTTTTCAAACCGCTGGATGGTCGGCGCCACGGCCGTTTCGTTCCTCTTTGTGTTGACCGTCGTTTACGTTCCATTCCTGCAACCCTTTTTTAACACGGTCACCCTGACGCCGGATGACTGGCTTTTCATGCTGCCGTTCTTCTTCGCCTCGCCAATCGCGATGGAACTCATCAAGATCTACATTCGGCACAAGAGAACCACGATGCTTAGCGCAAACGGCGGCATAGCCAAGACGAAGCTCTCACAAAAAGAGGTCTAA
- a CDS encoding RtcB family protein, which yields MKYIDTEGVIIKSWCNNPEANALAQAKNLANLPFIFRQVCLMPDTHEGYGMPIGGVIATNGFVIPNAVGVDIGCGMLATATNLTKISLPALKKILGKIRETVPVGFEHQEKAQDESLMPQMEDPDLYPEVNRQYRSACKQLGTLGGGNHFIEIQKGSDARIWFMIHSGSRNIGLKIAGRYNQTAIALNEQWHSAVPKKWELAFLPIETEEANTYLREMRYCLEFALANRKLMADRVRAAISAEIPDVEFAEPINIHHNYAAFEDHFGKNVIVHRKGATSARLGEMGIIPGSQGTASYIVRGKGNPESFMSCSHGAGRKMGRRAAIKTLDLEKEKKILENKGILHALRGKQDLEEAAGAYKDIDVVMAEQQDLVDIVVRLEPLAVIKG from the coding sequence ATGAAATACATAGATACGGAAGGCGTTATCATCAAGAGCTGGTGCAACAACCCGGAAGCCAACGCCCTTGCCCAGGCGAAGAATCTGGCAAACCTGCCGTTCATCTTCAGGCAGGTCTGTCTCATGCCCGACACCCACGAAGGCTACGGGATGCCCATCGGCGGCGTCATTGCCACGAATGGTTTTGTGATCCCCAATGCCGTCGGCGTCGATATCGGCTGCGGGATGCTCGCGACCGCAACGAACCTGACAAAAATTTCTTTGCCGGCGCTCAAAAAAATCCTTGGCAAAATCAGGGAAACTGTTCCCGTCGGCTTCGAACACCAGGAAAAAGCCCAGGACGAAAGTCTGATGCCGCAGATGGAAGATCCGGACCTGTATCCGGAGGTGAACCGCCAATACCGCTCCGCGTGCAAACAGCTCGGAACCCTGGGCGGCGGCAACCACTTCATCGAAATCCAGAAAGGGTCGGACGCCCGCATCTGGTTCATGATCCATTCGGGAAGCCGGAATATCGGCCTCAAGATAGCTGGCCGCTATAACCAGACGGCCATTGCGTTAAACGAACAATGGCATTCCGCTGTCCCGAAGAAATGGGAGCTGGCCTTTCTGCCCATTGAAACGGAGGAGGCAAATACATACTTGCGAGAGATGCGTTACTGTCTGGAATTTGCCCTGGCCAATCGCAAACTGATGGCCGACCGGGTGCGGGCAGCCATCAGTGCGGAAATACCGGATGTGGAATTTGCGGAACCCATTAACATTCACCATAATTATGCGGCCTTCGAGGATCATTTCGGCAAAAACGTCATCGTTCACCGCAAAGGCGCAACCTCGGCACGTCTTGGAGAGATGGGCATCATCCCCGGTTCCCAGGGAACGGCCAGCTATATTGTAAGAGGAAAAGGAAACCCCGAGAGTTTCATGAGCTGCTCTCACGGCGCCGGCCGTAAAATGGGAAGACGGGCGGCCATCAAGACCCTCGATCTTGAGAAGGAAAAAAAGATCCTCGAAAATAAGGGGATTCTCCATGCCCTCCGCGGCAAGCAGGACCTCGAAGAAGCGGCCGGCGCCTATAAGGATATTGATGTGGTGATGGCAGAACAGCAGGATCTTGTGGATATCGTCGTCCGGCTGGAACCCTTGGCGGTAATCAAAGGCTGA
- a CDS encoding hydantoinase/oxoprolinase family protein: MKIALGIDTGGTYTDAVLLNHDTGSVLAGAKALTTRRNLAVGIRGAMAAVFANSPWTSADVTLVGLSTTLATNTLAEGQRRVVPLFLIGYDRSLMTQCGLEAALPTADVVYVRGGHDGQGEEVAPLDEDTLTAAILARRDTAEAFAVSGYFAVSNPTHELRARTLIEALTGRPVTCGHELTSKLNAVRRATTVAFNAQLIAPLTELIGSVKQALAEQEIVAPLMVVKGDGSLVRAEWAMHRPVETILSGPAASVVGAWHLAGRRDGWVVDVGGTTTDIGALHDGWPILNDEGAMVSGWSTMVEAVDVHTAGLGGDSHVRFGAEGQLLIGPRRAVPLCLLASEHPEVVAELRKQAAEPPRPFGYGRSSCLDLGATEFMILGQRANGQLPQAYETLLSDLERGPLALFQMGKQRRVCELLRQQLETLETWGLARRAAFTPTDALHVLGRFTRWNSDAARLAATMLAGQAGLTVEAFCEQVVAGVAQRVAKEIVSKVCEDAGMRPDWSGQPLADLLLRQALGDRGVVGLQCAISLPWPVIAIGAPVEAYLPQVAAHLHTELLIPTHAEVANAVGAVAGGIIQRRQTFISPLGEEHAYGVRLHLPDGIHDFGQLEVAVQHAQTVMLPLVEAQAVRAGADQVVTQMTRYDQIAHDTLGKEIYIGTELSFVATGRPRVSR, encoded by the coding sequence ATGAAGATTGCACTAGGCATTGACACGGGCGGCACTTACACCGATGCCGTCCTATTAAATCATGATACGGGAAGTGTGTTGGCTGGCGCCAAGGCTCTGACCACGCGGCGCAATCTGGCCGTCGGCATTCGCGGCGCGATGGCGGCCGTATTCGCCAACAGTCCTTGGACCTCCGCGGACGTGACCTTGGTGGGGTTGTCCACCACGCTGGCGACCAACACCTTGGCCGAGGGCCAGCGACGCGTCGTGCCGTTGTTCCTGATCGGCTATGACCGCAGCCTCATGACGCAGTGTGGCCTCGAGGCTGCGCTTCCGACTGCGGACGTGGTCTATGTGCGCGGCGGGCATGACGGACAGGGGGAAGAGGTTGCCCCTCTGGACGAAGATACGCTGACCGCGGCCATCCTGGCCCGCCGGGATACCGCCGAGGCGTTCGCGGTCTCCGGCTATTTCGCGGTGAGCAACCCAACCCACGAGTTGCGCGCCCGCACATTGATCGAGGCGTTGACAGGCCGGCCGGTGACCTGCGGACACGAATTGACCAGCAAGCTGAACGCTGTACGGCGCGCGACGACCGTGGCTTTCAATGCCCAGTTGATTGCGCCGCTGACCGAGTTGATCGGCTCAGTTAAACAGGCGTTGGCCGAACAAGAGATCGTTGCACCGCTGATGGTGGTGAAGGGCGACGGCTCCTTGGTGCGCGCCGAGTGGGCAATGCATCGGCCGGTGGAGACGATCCTGTCGGGACCGGCGGCTAGCGTTGTCGGTGCCTGGCATCTCGCGGGCCGGCGTGACGGGTGGGTAGTGGATGTTGGCGGAACCACGACCGACATCGGCGCACTGCACGACGGGTGGCCCATCCTCAACGACGAGGGGGCGATGGTCAGCGGTTGGTCCACGATGGTGGAGGCGGTGGACGTCCACACTGCCGGTCTGGGAGGGGACAGCCATGTGCGGTTTGGCGCTGAAGGGCAGTTGTTGATAGGCCCGCGTCGTGCCGTGCCGCTGTGCCTGTTGGCGAGCGAGCACCCGGAGGTTGTGGCCGAGTTGCGCAAACAGGCCGCTGAGCCGCCGCGGCCCTTCGGCTACGGTCGCAGCAGTTGTCTTGACCTGGGGGCAACCGAATTCATGATCTTGGGCCAGCGGGCGAACGGCCAGCTCCCACAGGCGTACGAAACGCTGTTGTCTGACTTGGAGCGTGGTCCTCTGGCGTTGTTCCAAATGGGCAAACAAAGGCGTGTGTGCGAGCTACTGCGCCAGCAACTCGAGACGCTGGAAACTTGGGGGCTGGCGCGCCGGGCTGCGTTTACCCCTACTGATGCATTACACGTTCTGGGCCGATTCACGCGTTGGAACTCCGATGCCGCGCGTTTGGCAGCCACGATGCTGGCCGGTCAGGCCGGCTTGACGGTCGAGGCCTTCTGCGAGCAGGTGGTGGCAGGTGTGGCGCAACGGGTGGCGAAGGAGATAGTAAGCAAGGTTTGCGAAGATGCCGGCATGCGCCCCGATTGGTCGGGTCAGCCGCTCGCCGATTTGCTGTTGCGACAGGCGCTGGGCGACCGGGGCGTTGTGGGATTGCAGTGCGCCATTAGCCTGCCGTGGCCGGTGATCGCTATCGGCGCGCCGGTGGAGGCTTACCTTCCCCAGGTAGCGGCCCACCTGCACACGGAACTGCTCATCCCGACCCACGCCGAGGTCGCCAACGCGGTCGGCGCAGTGGCGGGAGGCATTATTCAACGCCGTCAGACGTTCATCAGCCCGCTGGGAGAGGAACATGCGTATGGTGTGCGCCTCCACTTGCCGGACGGAATCCATGATTTCGGGCAGCTCGAGGTGGCCGTGCAGCATGCGCAGACCGTGATGCTGCCGCTGGTCGAGGCGCAGGCGGTCCGGGCGGGCGCTGATCAGGTAGTGACGCAGATGACGCGGTACGATCAGATCGCGCACGATACACTTGGCAAGGAGATCTACATAGGCACGGAACTGTCCTTCGTCGCGACAGGCCGGCCGCGCGTGTCCCGATGA
- a CDS encoding undecaprenyl-diphosphate phosphatase: protein MEITTALILGIVEGFSEFLPISSTGHLILAGKLLGLAESDFVKSFDIAIQLGAILSVVVLYWRELLVNWETIKKVAVAFLPTGVIGFVLYKIIKNILLGSTAVVLWSLLIGGIILIVFEMLHREKDDATKSLSEITYMQSFLIGVFQSLAVIPGVSRSAATIVGGLILGMKRTIIVEFSFLLAVPTMLAATVYDLYKNGAIFSVLQLNYLAVGFLTSFIVALASIKFLIRFVQNHTFILFGIYRIALVLVWFALF from the coding sequence GTGGAGATAACAACAGCGCTCATTCTTGGCATCGTCGAGGGATTTTCGGAGTTTCTGCCGATTTCGTCCACCGGCCACCTGATCCTCGCCGGGAAACTGCTTGGACTTGCGGAAAGCGATTTCGTAAAGAGTTTTGACATCGCCATCCAGTTGGGGGCGATACTCTCCGTTGTCGTTCTGTATTGGCGAGAGCTGCTTGTCAATTGGGAAACGATCAAAAAAGTGGCCGTCGCCTTTCTGCCGACCGGCGTAATCGGCTTTGTCCTCTACAAAATCATCAAAAACATCCTCCTCGGCTCAACGGCCGTCGTCCTCTGGTCGCTCCTTATCGGGGGAATCATCCTTATCGTCTTCGAGATGCTTCATCGCGAAAAAGACGACGCGACAAAATCTCTCTCCGAAATTACATACATGCAGTCGTTTCTGATCGGCGTTTTTCAGTCGCTTGCCGTCATCCCCGGGGTATCCCGTTCCGCGGCGACGATCGTCGGGGGGCTGATCCTCGGCATGAAAAGGACAATAATTGTCGAATTTTCCTTTCTGCTGGCCGTTCCGACGATGCTCGCCGCAACGGTTTACGACCTGTATAAAAACGGCGCCATCTTCTCCGTCTTGCAGCTCAATTATCTGGCAGTCGGGTTTTTAACCTCCTTCATCGTCGCTTTGGCGAGCATCAAATTTCTGATCCGTTTCGTACAGAACCACACGTTCATCCTCTTCGGCATTTACCGTATCGCCCTTGTCCTCGTCTGGTTTGCGCTCTTTTGA
- a CDS encoding phosphate-starvation-inducible PsiE family protein translates to MKHFRKVVDIVIKLMIPLVILALMMGIARIILDLRLVYSSPTIAAGFDLMVTNILSMFVVIELLRSIIEYFEVHRLKITFIIDAAIVFVLREIMIGLYKHSLEYREIIALAVLILIIGSIRTLAIIFSPEKAKEA, encoded by the coding sequence ATGAAGCATTTCAGAAAAGTTGTCGACATTGTCATCAAGCTGATGATCCCCCTCGTAATCCTTGCCCTCATGATGGGCATTGCGCGCATCATCCTTGACCTCCGGTTGGTGTATAGCAGCCCTACGATCGCGGCAGGATTTGACCTGATGGTCACCAATATCCTGTCCATGTTCGTGGTCATCGAATTGCTGCGGAGTATCATCGAGTACTTTGAAGTCCACCGCCTCAAGATAACGTTTATTATTGATGCCGCCATTGTTTTTGTCCTGCGGGAGATTATGATCGGATTGTACAAACACTCGCTGGAATATAGGGAAATCATTGCCCTGGCCGTGCTCATTTTGATTATCGGGAGCATACGAACTTTGGCAATCATATTTTCGCCGGAGAAGGCGAAGGAAGCATGA
- a CDS encoding universal stress protein yields MFAPKNILVPTDFSKYSSAALDKAVDIATQYKANIYLLHVITEQIKRCMANYCLDLQLVKQLEKQSIKGAKDKLKREADTIAKERGVEISIVVREGVPQEVILNEQKAKKIDLIVIASHGETGILKNLMGSVADKVVKGSKCPVIVVKP; encoded by the coding sequence ATGTTCGCACCGAAAAATATTTTGGTCCCGACAGATTTTTCAAAGTATTCTTCTGCGGCACTGGACAAGGCGGTGGATATCGCGACTCAGTACAAGGCGAATATCTATCTCCTCCACGTTATTACTGAACAAATTAAGCGGTGCATGGCCAACTATTGCCTCGATCTTCAACTAGTCAAGCAACTCGAAAAGCAAAGTATCAAGGGCGCCAAAGATAAGTTGAAAAGGGAAGCAGACACCATTGCCAAGGAAAGGGGTGTCGAAATATCTATTGTCGTCAGGGAAGGGGTGCCTCAAGAGGTTATCTTAAATGAACAAAAGGCAAAAAAGATTGATTTGATTGTTATTGCATCTCATGGGGAGACCGGCATTCTCAAGAATCTGATGGGAAGCGTTGCAGACAAAGTTGTCAAAGGCTCAAAATGTCCAGTCATTGTCGTCAAACCTTGA
- a CDS encoding flavodoxin family protein has translation MKALVTYYSETGNTEKLARAIYEAISIDKQIKPIQDLTDTDGYNIIFYGFPVIAHSVPGKAQGLIKKLPQGQKVAFFSTHGSLRDGHLPKQAFEHAISLSSKIKVLGHFGCRGEVSAKLLDSLRQKPEHGAWVEEAMSAQGHPDQHDLADAKKFVLQMLAFSANK, from the coding sequence ATGAAGGCTTTGGTCACTTACTATTCTGAAACCGGTAACACCGAAAAACTTGCCCGTGCAATCTACGAGGCTATTAGCATAGACAAGCAAATTAAACCCATCCAGGATTTAACAGACACTGATGGATATAATATTATATTTTACGGTTTTCCCGTCATTGCCCACAGCGTTCCAGGAAAAGCTCAGGGGCTCATCAAGAAACTGCCGCAAGGACAGAAAGTAGCATTTTTTTCAACCCACGGTTCCCTCCGGGATGGTCACTTGCCGAAACAAGCATTCGAACATGCCATTAGTCTATCATCAAAAATAAAAGTCTTGGGTCATTTTGGATGCCGTGGAGAAGTGTCTGCCAAATTGCTGGACTCACTGAGACAGAAGCCGGAACACGGGGCGTGGGTGGAAGAGGCCATGAGCGCCCAAGGACATCCTGATCAACATGATCTCGCAGATGCAAAAAAATTCGTTTTACAGATGCTCGCCTTTTCCGCAAATAAGTAA
- a CDS encoding 6-phosphofructokinase — protein sequence MTTKGMKIGILTAGGDCPGINAAIRGVAKTAIVSHDMKVYGISSGFVGLIEREYTKLDESDVSGILTLGGTILGTSREKPFKEGESYRKAIDKPQVIVDNYKKMELDCLVCIGGNGTMKTAYKLSQEGLNIVGIPKTIDNDVWGTDFTFGFDSAVSIATEAIDRLHTTANSHKRIMVIEVMGHQAGWLALYSGIAGGGDIILIPEIAYDINVIEKYLEKRIAKDKGYSIVVVAEGIKTNNDKSAGSYIAKMVTKHTGLETRETVLGYLQRGGTPTAMDRILATRYGAYATELIAKREFGKMVSLRNEEITSVPLAEIAGKLKLVDPGHSLIKKARNLDTCFGDA from the coding sequence ATGACGACAAAAGGAATGAAAATAGGGATTCTCACTGCCGGTGGCGACTGCCCGGGAATCAATGCAGCGATACGAGGCGTGGCCAAGACCGCCATTGTCAGTCACGATATGAAGGTTTATGGCATTTCCTCGGGTTTCGTTGGACTCATTGAGCGTGAATATACTAAGCTGGATGAATCAGATGTATCGGGCATTCTTACTCTCGGGGGTACCATTTTAGGGACTTCTCGTGAAAAACCGTTTAAGGAGGGAGAGAGCTACCGCAAAGCAATCGATAAACCGCAGGTAATCGTCGATAATTATAAGAAGATGGAGCTGGATTGCCTGGTTTGTATCGGTGGTAACGGCACGATGAAAACGGCTTATAAACTCTCCCAGGAGGGTCTTAATATTGTGGGAATACCGAAAACGATTGATAACGATGTGTGGGGGACCGATTTTACCTTTGGATTTGATTCGGCAGTGAGTATTGCCACCGAGGCGATCGACCGGCTGCATACTACCGCCAATTCCCACAAACGCATCATGGTGATTGAGGTCATGGGACACCAGGCTGGTTGGCTGGCCTTGTATTCCGGTATCGCAGGCGGAGGCGATATTATTCTCATCCCGGAGATCGCCTACGATATCAATGTCATTGAGAAATATCTGGAAAAGCGGATTGCGAAAGACAAAGGCTATTCGATTGTCGTCGTTGCCGAAGGTATCAAAACAAACAATGATAAATCGGCAGGAAGTTACATAGCAAAAATGGTCACCAAACATACGGGTCTGGAAACCCGCGAAACGGTTCTGGGATACCTCCAGCGTGGGGGCACGCCTACGGCGATGGACAGGATTCTCGCCACCAGATATGGCGCCTACGCTACCGAACTCATCGCCAAACGAGAATTCGGGAAGATGGTTTCTTTAAGAAATGAAGAAATTACTTCTGTACCGCTTGCTGAAATCGCCGGTAAATTGAAACTGGTGGACCCGGGCCATTCTCTGATCAAGAAGGCACGAAACTTGGACACCTGCTTTGGCGATGCCTGA
- a CDS encoding arsenate reductase ArsC, whose amino-acid sequence MTTRKKIKVLFVCIHNSARSQMAEAFLNQLAGDRFEAQSAGLEPGVLNPLAIEVMRESGLDISAKQTKGVFDFYKRGAIFNYVITVCDEASAERCPIFPGITKRLHWSFADPAALPDSREEKLEAARRIRDEIRQAVLTFVNKTAV is encoded by the coding sequence ATGACAACCAGAAAGAAAATCAAGGTGCTCTTTGTCTGCATACATAACAGCGCCCGTAGCCAGATGGCGGAGGCCTTTCTGAATCAGCTGGCCGGAGATCGCTTTGAGGCCCAAAGCGCCGGTTTGGAGCCGGGCGTGTTGAACCCGCTGGCGATAGAAGTCATGCGCGAGTCAGGCCTCGATATCTCCGCCAAGCAGACGAAAGGCGTTTTCGATTTCTATAAGCGAGGGGCCATTTTTAACTATGTCATCACAGTGTGCGATGAGGCCAGTGCTGAACGCTGTCCGATTTTCCCCGGCATCACAAAGCGGCTTCACTGGAGCTTTGCCGATCCCGCCGCGCTGCCGGACAGTCGAGAGGAAAAACTCGAGGCAGCCCGCCGCATCAGAGATGAAATCCGCCAAGCCGTGCTGACCTTCGTCAATAAAACAGCGGTATGA